The following proteins are co-located in the Cupriavidus pauculus genome:
- a CDS encoding Mpo1-like protein, translated as MAQTHAKEFARFADFYPFYLNEHRNRTCRRLHFVGSTLALACLVALVVTGNFWWLLGALVSGYAFAWIGHFGFEKNRPATFRHPFYSLMGDWVMYADILRGKIRF; from the coding sequence ATGGCCCAGACCCACGCCAAGGAATTTGCGCGCTTTGCCGACTTCTACCCGTTCTACCTGAACGAGCACCGCAACCGCACTTGCCGACGGCTGCATTTCGTCGGGTCGACGCTGGCGCTGGCCTGCCTGGTGGCGCTGGTCGTGACCGGAAATTTCTGGTGGCTGCTGGGCGCGCTGGTGTCGGGCTACGCGTTTGCCTGGATCGGCCATTTCGGCTTCGAGAAAAACCGCCCGGCCACGTTCCGGCACCCGTTCTACAGCCTGATGGGCGACTGGGTGATGTACGCGGACATCCTGCGCGGCAAGATCCGCTTCTGA